Proteins from a genomic interval of Phalacrocorax aristotelis chromosome 3, bGulAri2.1, whole genome shotgun sequence:
- the CNR1 gene encoding cannabinoid receptor 1 isoform X1, with amino-acid sequence MRISSDAFFPPPSLSETNKTGVMKSILDGLADTTFRTITTDLLYVGSNDIQYEDMKGDMASKLGYYPQKFPLSSFRGDPFQEKMTAGDDPLLSIIPSDQVNITEFYNKSLSTFKDNEENIQCGENFMDMECFMILNPSQQLAIAVLSLTLGTFTVLENLLVLCVILHSRSLRCRPSYHFIGSLAVADLLGSVIFVYSFVDFHVFHRKDSPNVFLFKLGGVTASFTASVGSLFLTAIDRYISIHRPLAYKRIVTRPKAVVAFCVMWTIAIVIAVLPLLGWNCKKLNSVCSDIFPLIDETYLMFWIGVTSILLLFIVYAYMYILWKAHSHAVRMIQRGTQKSIIIQSTEDGKVQITRPDQTRMDIRLAKTLVLILVVLIICWGPLLAIMVYDVFGKMNKLIKTVFAFCSMLCLLNSTVNPIIYALRSKDLRHAFRSMFPTCEGTAQPLDNSMESDCQHKHANNAGNVHRAAESCIKSTVKIAKVTMSVSTDTTAEAL; translated from the exons ATGAG GATTTCCTCCGatgcatttttccctcccccaaGTCTCTCTGAAACCAACAAGACTGGGGTTATGAAGTCAATCCTAGATGGCCTTGCAGATACAACTTTCCGAACAATCACAACTGATCTCCTTTACGTGGGTTCCAATGATATCCAGTACGAAGACATGAAAGGCGACATGGCATCCAAGCTGGGGTACTACCCCCAGAagtttcctctctcttccttcagGGGTGATCCTTTCCAAGAAAAAATGACTGCGGGAGATGATCCCCTGTTGAGCATTATTCCCTCAGATCAGGTCAACATCACAGAGTTTTACAACAAGTCCCTGTCCACGTTTAAGGATAATGAGGAGAACATACAGTGTGGGGAGAACTTCATGGATATGGAGTGCTTTATGATCCtgaaccccagccagcagctggccATCGCTGTCCTGTCGCTCACCCTGGGCACCTTCACGGTCCTAGAGAACCTCCTCGTCTTGTGCGTCATCCTCCACTCCCGAAGCCTCCGGTGTAGACCCTCCTACCATTTCATTGGCAGCCTGGCTGTGGCCGACCTCCTGGGCAGCGTGATTTTTGTCTACAGTTTTGTGGATTTCCATGTTTTTCACCGGAAGGACAGCCCCAATGTCTTCTTGTTCAAACTGGGTGGAGTTACAGCTTCCTTCACCGCCTCCGTAGGTAGCCTTTTCCTCACGGCAATAGACCGGTACATATCTATACACAGGCCACTAGCTTACAAAAGGATTGTTACCCGACCAAAGGCTGTCGTAGCGTTTTGTGTGATGTGGACCATCGCTATTGTAATAGCCGTTCTTCCTCTGCTCGGCTGGAACTGCAAAAAGCTCAACTCTGTTTGTTCAGACATATTCCCTCTCATTGACGAGACATACCTGATGTTCTGGATTGGGGTCACCAGCATCCTCTTGCTGTTCATTGTCTATGCCTACATGTACATACTGTGGAAGGCTCACAGCCACGCTGTTCGCATGATTCAGCGGGGCACACAGAAAAGCATAATCATTCAGTCTACGGAGGATGGTAAGGTACAGATCACTAGGCCTGATCAAACTCGTATGGACATCAGGTTAGCCAAAACCTTGGTCCTTATCCTAGTCGTTTTAATCATATGCTGGGGCCCTCTCCTCGCCATCATGGTGTATGATGTCTTTGGGAAAATGAACAAGCTCATCAAGACTGTCTTTGCCTTCTGTAGCATGCTCTGTTTGCTGAATTCAACAGTGAATCCCATCATCTATGCTCTGAGGAGCAAGGACTTGCGACACGCCTTCCGCAGCATGTTCCCCACCTGCGAAGGAACCGCGCAGCCCCTCGATAACAGCATGGAGTCTGACTGCCAGCACAAACACGCCAACAACGCTGGGAACGTGCACAGGGCTGCCGAGAGCTGCATTAAGAGCACAGTTAAGATTGCCAAAGTTACCATGTCTGTCTCCACAGACACGACTGCTGAAGCGTTGTAA
- the CNR1 gene encoding cannabinoid receptor 1 isoform X2 — MKSILDGLADTTFRTITTDLLYVGSNDIQYEDMKGDMASKLGYYPQKFPLSSFRGDPFQEKMTAGDDPLLSIIPSDQVNITEFYNKSLSTFKDNEENIQCGENFMDMECFMILNPSQQLAIAVLSLTLGTFTVLENLLVLCVILHSRSLRCRPSYHFIGSLAVADLLGSVIFVYSFVDFHVFHRKDSPNVFLFKLGGVTASFTASVGSLFLTAIDRYISIHRPLAYKRIVTRPKAVVAFCVMWTIAIVIAVLPLLGWNCKKLNSVCSDIFPLIDETYLMFWIGVTSILLLFIVYAYMYILWKAHSHAVRMIQRGTQKSIIIQSTEDGKVQITRPDQTRMDIRLAKTLVLILVVLIICWGPLLAIMVYDVFGKMNKLIKTVFAFCSMLCLLNSTVNPIIYALRSKDLRHAFRSMFPTCEGTAQPLDNSMESDCQHKHANNAGNVHRAAESCIKSTVKIAKVTMSVSTDTTAEAL, encoded by the coding sequence ATGAAGTCAATCCTAGATGGCCTTGCAGATACAACTTTCCGAACAATCACAACTGATCTCCTTTACGTGGGTTCCAATGATATCCAGTACGAAGACATGAAAGGCGACATGGCATCCAAGCTGGGGTACTACCCCCAGAagtttcctctctcttccttcagGGGTGATCCTTTCCAAGAAAAAATGACTGCGGGAGATGATCCCCTGTTGAGCATTATTCCCTCAGATCAGGTCAACATCACAGAGTTTTACAACAAGTCCCTGTCCACGTTTAAGGATAATGAGGAGAACATACAGTGTGGGGAGAACTTCATGGATATGGAGTGCTTTATGATCCtgaaccccagccagcagctggccATCGCTGTCCTGTCGCTCACCCTGGGCACCTTCACGGTCCTAGAGAACCTCCTCGTCTTGTGCGTCATCCTCCACTCCCGAAGCCTCCGGTGTAGACCCTCCTACCATTTCATTGGCAGCCTGGCTGTGGCCGACCTCCTGGGCAGCGTGATTTTTGTCTACAGTTTTGTGGATTTCCATGTTTTTCACCGGAAGGACAGCCCCAATGTCTTCTTGTTCAAACTGGGTGGAGTTACAGCTTCCTTCACCGCCTCCGTAGGTAGCCTTTTCCTCACGGCAATAGACCGGTACATATCTATACACAGGCCACTAGCTTACAAAAGGATTGTTACCCGACCAAAGGCTGTCGTAGCGTTTTGTGTGATGTGGACCATCGCTATTGTAATAGCCGTTCTTCCTCTGCTCGGCTGGAACTGCAAAAAGCTCAACTCTGTTTGTTCAGACATATTCCCTCTCATTGACGAGACATACCTGATGTTCTGGATTGGGGTCACCAGCATCCTCTTGCTGTTCATTGTCTATGCCTACATGTACATACTGTGGAAGGCTCACAGCCACGCTGTTCGCATGATTCAGCGGGGCACACAGAAAAGCATAATCATTCAGTCTACGGAGGATGGTAAGGTACAGATCACTAGGCCTGATCAAACTCGTATGGACATCAGGTTAGCCAAAACCTTGGTCCTTATCCTAGTCGTTTTAATCATATGCTGGGGCCCTCTCCTCGCCATCATGGTGTATGATGTCTTTGGGAAAATGAACAAGCTCATCAAGACTGTCTTTGCCTTCTGTAGCATGCTCTGTTTGCTGAATTCAACAGTGAATCCCATCATCTATGCTCTGAGGAGCAAGGACTTGCGACACGCCTTCCGCAGCATGTTCCCCACCTGCGAAGGAACCGCGCAGCCCCTCGATAACAGCATGGAGTCTGACTGCCAGCACAAACACGCCAACAACGCTGGGAACGTGCACAGGGCTGCCGAGAGCTGCATTAAGAGCACAGTTAAGATTGCCAAAGTTACCATGTCTGTCTCCACAGACACGACTGCTGAAGCGTTGTAA